The sequence GGGCGAGCCGCCGGCCTGCTGACGCAGCTTCGCGGCGAGCTCTCGCGCGGCGCTGGCCTCATCCATCGCGGTGGAGTGGGTGACGACGATGCGAGCCGGCATGCTGTCTCCTCTTCGGTGATGCGTGCGAATCGCGGGATGACCTCAGCGTAACACCCGCGTGAGCGACGCTCGGGACACGCCCAATCACACACATCCGTGGTGTGTTGCTGACCCGGGGGGCCACATGGATGGCTTCAGCCCCGCACGGAATTTTGCGGGCCTGGGGTGAAAGATGACGCTGCTCCGCAACCATTCTTCACGGCGCGTGTTGAAGCCCGGGCGCTCCGTGGGAGCGGCCGTCGCCAGCGGGAATCCACCGGCTGGCCGTCAAGGAGGCGTCTGCTTGAGCAAGTCGAGCCTGTGGATGCGGTGGTGTGCCCCCTTCGTGGTGGGATTGGGCCTTGCCGTAGGGTGCGGAGCCGGGCCGGAGCCCGCTTCGGAAGCGCTCGCGGTGGCGCATGTCGAGCAGGGCGTGAGCAACTGCACCGGCCCCACGGGCGCCGTCTGCCGTCTCGTCACGCCGACGGAGGTGGGCACGCCCGGCTCGGGCAACTACCTGGACCCGCACGTCGTCATCCGTCCCGCGACGCCGACGAAGGCGGAGCTCGTCGTCTTCCTGCCCGGCACGGGCGGCAAGCCGGAGAACTCGCTCAGCGGCGCCCTGGCGGATGCGGACCACAGCATCTACGCGAGCGCCAGCTCCAAGGGCTATCGCGTCATCGGGCTCGCATACCAGAACACGCCGGCCATCGGTCAGCTCTGCGGCTCGGATGATGCGTGCTACCTCCCCACGCGCCGCACGCTCATCACCGGCGACGTGCAGGCTGGCAGCGCGGTGACGACCATGGACCGGGAGGACGCCATCATCCCCCGACTCACCCGGCTGCTCGTGTACCTGCGCGACACGGGGGACCCGACGGGTGGCTGGGGCAGTTTCCTCGTCAATCCCAGCTGCACCCTCCTGTGTCGCATCAACCCGGCGAAGCTCATCATCTCCGGGCACTCGCAGGGCGGTGGCCACGCGGGCGTCATCGGCAAGGACTACGCCGTGCGCCGCGTGGTCATGCTCGCGTCTCCGTGTGATGCGCTCGGCAACCCGGGGCCCATCGCGACCTGGTCGCTGCCTCCATTCACCACGCCGCCGGGCACCGACACGTATCGCGGCCTCATCGCGCGAGGGCAGACGAGCAGCGGCTACACGCTGGACCTCTGCGACCCGGACGCGCCGAAGCACTGGGCCCCGGAGCGGATGAACGCGCAGTGGAGCCGCATCACCAGCTCCACCGGCCTGTGTCCCTCGGACCCGCACGCCTGCGTGATTCGCGACGCGCAGTTCTTCACCGAGTGGCAGAACCTGTGGCCGTGAAGTCGCTGTAGGGGCCACCCCGCGCGAGGACACGAACCCCTGCCGTGTCCTCGCGCGGTGTCTTGCATTGTGGCACGCATGCTCGCGACTCGCGGTGAGACACTGGCCGTCCCTTCCGTGAGGGCAGACAGGCATTGACGTGCTCGTGGGGCAGGCATGCGTGGACGCACCGGTTTCTGATTTTGTTTGTTTGAATACAAAATTTGAAACACATGACTCCAAGCGCTGCTCCCGCCCCGGGCCTCGCGCCCACTGTCCCGTCGAAGACCTCCGAGCCGTTGCTGAAGCTCTTTCCGGAGCCGCCCGAGAGAAGGGAGGCGCTGGGCGAATTGCACACGCTCCTGGCCTCGGCCTCCGCGCTGGCGCCGCTGCCAGAGCGGCTGGCGTGGCTGGAGCAGGTGGTGCGCTGGCTGAAGACGGACGTGGCCGTGTCCTTTCGTCACGGGTTGCCGAGCCTGCTGACGCCGGTGGAGGCGCCGGGCTCCGCGCGCCTGCGACTGCTGGTGGAGGTGCTCACCGAGGTCCCCGCGTGGCGCGAGAGCGTGCGCGACGTGCTCTGCACCGTGTTCACGGACACCTCCGCGCTGCGGCTGCTCTCCGAGCCGGGCCTGTCCACGGGCCGCGGCCTGCTGGGGGACTTCCTGGGACGGGTGGGGCAGCGGCTCGTGCCGGCCGTGCCCGACGAGCGCGAGTTGTCCACGTGGGTGTGGCGCTGGTTCCGTACCGCCGCCGACGCGGCCTGGCTGGAGGCGCTGGCGGAGGAGCATGTGTCGGCGCTCTGCTCGCTGCTCGGGCCGGAGTGCTTCGCTCCGCTGGGTGCGGCGGTGGAGGACGCGGTGGCGGTGCTCGCCTCGCGGGCCAGCGCGCTCGGCCTCGCGGCGGACGTGCAGTCTCGGCTTCCTTCGGCGCCGCTCGCGGACTCTGCGTTCGTCCACCTGCCGCGCGCCTGCGAGGCGCTGCGCGTCGCGGTGCGGGCGGGCTCCGAGGCGCAGGACGTGGAGCAGGAGCGGCTGGCCTGTGCCGAGGTCATCGCCCGTTGTCGCGCTGACGCACAGGCGGTGCAGCAACACCTGCATGCGCACGCGGTGGACACTGACCTCGTCTACCGGGTGGAGCTGCTCGGCCACGTGTTGGACCGGCTGGAGGCGCTGCTGTGGCTGCTCTCACCAGACGGCTCGCGGCCCTCCGCGTGTGTGTCGGTCCGGCTGCTGTCGTCGCTGGTGCGGGCGCACGCGCAGGGGCGGAGCATCTCCGGCTTGTTTCGCGGCAGCGTGCGCTGCATCTCCCGCCGCATCTTCGAGCACACCGGTGAGGTGGGCCGCCACTACATCACCACGGGGCCGGACGACTACCACCGGCTGGTGAGCGCGGCGGCTGGAGGCGGGCTGCTCACGACGGGCACCGCGGCGCTGAAGCTGCTCATCGGCTTCGCGGCGCTGCCGCTCTTCTTCCAGGGGCTGGCGGCCTCCGCGAACTACGCGCTCAGCTTCCTGCTCATCCAGGTGTTTGGCTTCACGCTGGCCACCAAGCAGCCCTCCATGACGGCCGCGGCGCTGGCGGCCTCCATGGACGTGAAGGCCGGCGACAAGGGCATGCGTGGCCTCGTGGACCATCTGGCCTGCATCACCCGTTCTCAGTTGGCGTCCGTCTTCGGCAACCTGGGGACGGTGGTGACGACGGCCACCTTCGTGAGCATCCTCCTCCAGGCGCTCCGGGGGCACGCGCTGCTGAGTCAGAAGGAGGCGGAGTACGTGGTGCACTCGCTGCACCCGTTCCACAGCGGCACGGTGTTCTTCGCCGCGTTCACCGGGGTGCTGCTGTGGTGCTCCAGCGTCTGCGGTGGCTGGCTGGAGAACTGGGTGCACTACCGGCGGCTGCCGGAGGCGCTCGCGCGCCATCCCGGCCTCATCCGGCTGATGGGCGAGACGCGGGCGCGGAAGCTGGGCGCCGCGTTCTCGCGCAAGGCCTGCGGACTGGGGGCCAACGTCGCGCTGGGGCTGCTGCTGGGAATGACGCCCGCGGTGAGCCACTTCTTCGGGCTGCCGCTGGACGTGCGGCACGTCACGCTCAGCACCGGCACGCTCGCCTTCGCGGGCGCGGCGCTGGGGCCCGAGAAGCTGCTGTCGCCGGACTTCCTCTGGGCGGTGGCGGGGCTCATGATGGTGGCGGTCGCCAACCTGGGCGTGAGCTTCGGGTTGGGACTGGCCGCAGCGGTGCGCTCGCGAGGACTGGAGCCGGTGGGCATGTTGCGGCTCGCGCGCGTGGTGCTCGCCGGAGGCATCCGCTCGCTCTCCGACTTCGTGTTGCCGCCGCAGCCCCTGCTGCCCGCGCACCGTCCTTCATCTCCGCTGGCGGTGCGCTCCGCCGCGCGGCCTCGCGTTGGTCAACGTTCGAGGCAGGGTGGCACCACGCATCACTGAGTGATTCTCGTGGGTACGCGGCCTGCGCTAGCAGGCTGCGGAATGGTGCTCCCTTCGCGGGCACCGGAGCCAACCTGGAGGCGGCAGCCCAGCTCTGCCGGCGCGCGGTGGGTGTCGAGCTCGCTTTGTTTTCTTCGCGACGCTATTCCTCACTTCCGTTCATCCCGTGTCTTCCGCAGCCTGGCGTATGTCGGAAGCATGCCCGTCATCATCCGTGCAGGTGGAAGGATCCGATTCGAGAAGTCGGGGCCTGGTGACGGACCGCGCCCGCCTGACAAGAAGCCATGTGAGTCCTGCGGGAAGCCCGAGCATCCGTTCGCGCCTGAGTGGGGGAGCCACATCGGCAATTCCATGTGGCTCAGCGATGCCATCCTTCAAGGTCAGGAGCCGGAGGCCCACCCCTGGTACACCGGGCGCTGGTCCATCGCCGCGCATCACCTCATCTGCTCTGAGGCCATGGCCGATGACGAGGACTGGGCGAAGATCTGCCGACAGTACGGATACAACATCAACGGCCGGAAGAACGGCGCCATATTTCCATCCCGGATGGAGGTCGCCTGTGAGTTGCATGTGCCGGTTCATCGCGGCAACCATGCGGCCGGTTGGGCTCACGACATCCAGATGGCGTACCCCAAGGCGGTCATGGCCAGGACAGACGACATCAAGGCCCTCGTCATTCGCGGCGCATTCTGCTCTGACCCAAGCGCGCTGACGCGCGAGCTGGACGCGCTCAGCGAAGAGATTCTGGCCAAGCTGGCGAGCTTTCAGTGGACCCTCTCTGTCGACGGGCTGGACTATCGCGAGGGTGGCAACGGGTGCGCCGGCACCGCCAGCATTTCGGACAAGCCAACGCGTGCATGTCCGCGCCGGCGGGCTCACGCGCTGAAGCATGGGGCTACCGGGAAGCCGCTCGAGCGTCGAGCTCTGCGAGTGGGGGAGTAGCCATGCAGCTTGGGTACTTTGTCCTTGAGCGGGCTGCTTCCAACGTCCACCCGCTGCTGGGGTGGGACCAGAGTGGCAGCGCCTTCTACAAGGGCAAGCCTGTGAACGTGACAGAGCCCGTCCGGCTCCGCCTGGCGGAGCCGGTGCCTCCCAAGCCGGTCATGGTGGACCACCACAGCCTTCCGAAGCCCGTCCTCTCGACGCGCCTCAAGGAAGCCATGGAATCGGTACCCCTTCACCATGCGCAGTGGGTGCCGGCAGACGTTCGGGTTGCCGAGGGAGACGTGCGGCGGTACTGGCTGCTGCATGTGTACAACGAGCTGCGCTGCATGAACCGGCAGGAATCAGTCTTCAAGCTCTCCCCCAGTGGACTGACGCTGCTGAGCCTCGACAGGCTCGTTCTCGACGAGGCGTTGCTCGCAGGCATGCCCTTGGACGAGCGGCGCATCTTCGTGCTGGCTGAATCCCCATCCACCTGCCTCTTCCACGAGTCCGTGGTGAACCAGGTGATGAGCCTCACGCCTTCGCCTGAGGGACTGCGCTTCATCCCCGTGCGGGACTGGAATGACTCTGCCGCCTTCCGCTGAGCGGGCTGGCGGCCTTCTCGACGGCGTCGATGAGCAGGCGGCGCTGGACGGCGGTGTCGAAGGTAGGGCTCCAAGGCCCGTACGCGGAAGACGTGAGACTCGGTGGACGTCAGTCGTTCGCGGGTTTCGTGCGTGAAGACGGAGTGGAGCGGGACGCGCCCAGCGCGGGCGCCCACGCATGCAGGTGCGCAAGCATCATCTCCTCCAGCCGCCGCACGGCGGGCGCTGGCTCGGCTTCCGCGCGGTGCAGGTCCAATCCGATGGCGGGCAGCGCGGGCATCGAGTCCAAGACCTGGAGGTGCGCCGGCAGTCCCGCTCGCGTGCGCACGGTGACGCCGAGCCCCGCGCCGACCGCTGCCCACACGCCACCGAGGCTCGCGCTGGTGAACGCGAGCCTCCACGGAATGCGCGCCTTGTCGAGCGCCGCGACGGCGATGCTCCGCATCAGACACGGCGCCTCGATGGCCACGAGCGGCAGCGGCTCTCCAGAGGCGCGCGGCTCCACCGACGTATCGGACGCGCCAATCCAGCACAGGGGCACTTCACCCACGCGCCGCACGTGCGCGGTGCGCGTGCCCGCATCCCACGCGAGCACGAGGTCCAGCCGCCCGAGCTGTACCTGCTCCAGCAACTCCGCGTTGCGCGTCAGCCGCGCCTCGATGCGC comes from Pyxidicoccus parkwaysis and encodes:
- a CDS encoding site-specific recombinase — protein: MTPSAAPAPGLAPTVPSKTSEPLLKLFPEPPERREALGELHTLLASASALAPLPERLAWLEQVVRWLKTDVAVSFRHGLPSLLTPVEAPGSARLRLLVEVLTEVPAWRESVRDVLCTVFTDTSALRLLSEPGLSTGRGLLGDFLGRVGQRLVPAVPDERELSTWVWRWFRTAADAAWLEALAEEHVSALCSLLGPECFAPLGAAVEDAVAVLASRASALGLAADVQSRLPSAPLADSAFVHLPRACEALRVAVRAGSEAQDVEQERLACAEVIARCRADAQAVQQHLHAHAVDTDLVYRVELLGHVLDRLEALLWLLSPDGSRPSACVSVRLLSSLVRAHAQGRSISGLFRGSVRCISRRIFEHTGEVGRHYITTGPDDYHRLVSAAAGGGLLTTGTAALKLLIGFAALPLFFQGLAASANYALSFLLIQVFGFTLATKQPSMTAAALAASMDVKAGDKGMRGLVDHLACITRSQLASVFGNLGTVVTTATFVSILLQALRGHALLSQKEAEYVVHSLHPFHSGTVFFAAFTGVLLWCSSVCGGWLENWVHYRRLPEALARHPGLIRLMGETRARKLGAAFSRKACGLGANVALGLLLGMTPAVSHFFGLPLDVRHVTLSTGTLAFAGAALGPEKLLSPDFLWAVAGLMMVAVANLGVSFGLGLAAAVRSRGLEPVGMLRLARVVLAGGIRSLSDFVLPPQPLLPAHRPSSPLAVRSAARPRVGQRSRQGGTTHH
- a CDS encoding LysR substrate-binding domain-containing protein, with amino-acid sequence MQPPTFDLDVLRSFTVGLELGSFAKAARRLGLSTSAVSAQLKKLEEQVGSPILRKSGRGLALTPTGEVLLSYARRLLALNDEAATAVRSADLKGAVRLGLQEDFGEGLLAGVLGAFARAHPQVRIEARLTRNAELLEQVQLGRLDLVLAWDAGTRTAHVRRVGEVPLCWIGASDTSVEPRASGEPLPLVAIEAPCLMRSIAVAALDKARIPWRLAFTSASLGGVWAAVGAGLGVTVRTRAGLPAHLQVLDSMPALPAIGLDLHRAEAEPAPAVRRLEEMMLAHLHAWAPALGASRSTPSSRTKPAND
- a CDS encoding AHH domain-containing protein, with translation MPVIIRAGGRIRFEKSGPGDGPRPPDKKPCESCGKPEHPFAPEWGSHIGNSMWLSDAILQGQEPEAHPWYTGRWSIAAHHLICSEAMADDEDWAKICRQYGYNINGRKNGAIFPSRMEVACELHVPVHRGNHAAGWAHDIQMAYPKAVMARTDDIKALVIRGAFCSDPSALTRELDALSEEILAKLASFQWTLSVDGLDYREGGNGCAGTASISDKPTRACPRRRAHALKHGATGKPLERRALRVGE
- a CDS encoding imm11 family protein yields the protein MQLGYFVLERAASNVHPLLGWDQSGSAFYKGKPVNVTEPVRLRLAEPVPPKPVMVDHHSLPKPVLSTRLKEAMESVPLHHAQWVPADVRVAEGDVRRYWLLHVYNELRCMNRQESVFKLSPSGLTLLSLDRLVLDEALLAGMPLDERRIFVLAESPSTCLFHESVVNQVMSLTPSPEGLRFIPVRDWNDSAAFR
- a CDS encoding BPSS1187 family protein — encoded protein: MSKSSLWMRWCAPFVVGLGLAVGCGAGPEPASEALAVAHVEQGVSNCTGPTGAVCRLVTPTEVGTPGSGNYLDPHVVIRPATPTKAELVVFLPGTGGKPENSLSGALADADHSIYASASSKGYRVIGLAYQNTPAIGQLCGSDDACYLPTRRTLITGDVQAGSAVTTMDREDAIIPRLTRLLVYLRDTGDPTGGWGSFLVNPSCTLLCRINPAKLIISGHSQGGGHAGVIGKDYAVRRVVMLASPCDALGNPGPIATWSLPPFTTPPGTDTYRGLIARGQTSSGYTLDLCDPDAPKHWAPERMNAQWSRITSSTGLCPSDPHACVIRDAQFFTEWQNLWP